The DNA region TATTTGGTTCATATGCTCATGACCAAGCTACGCCAGAAAGTGATATTGATATCTTAGTTGAAGCAACACCTGAATTTGCAGCAAGATATGGTTTTTCAGCAATTGCTAGACTAAAAGATATTGAAAAAGAGATAAGTAATATTTTGGGTGTAAAAGTTGATCTTGCTGATCGTAGTGGTATGGGACAAACTGCAAAAAAATTTATTATTGATAGAACAATTTATGTCTAAAGAATTAATTAGTAAAGTATATCTGATTTTGGAAAAAATTGAATATATTGAGCAGATTGTTAAAAATGCTGGAGGAGTATCTAATGCGTTAGAAGATACAGTTACTATGCGTCCAGCTATTTTAATGCATATGGTTGCAATTGCAGAGCAATTTGATAAACTTAAAAAGTCACAGGCTAATGCTATTTTAAATAAATATGATCCTAATGATCTCAAAGGTATGTATGATGTTAGAACATACATAGCACATGATTATGAAGGTGTCAATTTAGCTATTATAGAATGGATTATACGTTATGGTTTGCCAAAGTTAAAGGAACAGTCAATCTCTATTATTGAAAATAGTGAGTTACAACTATAATTTAGTCGTATCGGTATAGGAATAGTAAGATTTATTGAATAGAAAAAAGGATAAAAAAGAAGTGTCAAGTACAAGCAAAGATATGTTATCGAAGGCTGGGTTTGCATCTTTGCTTGAACTTGCCATACATACTCCTGTATCTTATCTTGATACAAGGCTTTCAAATGAATTAATTATTGGAGAGATACATACTTTTGAAGCAGAAGTTGTATCAGTTGCTAAACAGCCTAAACGGTTGGTTATTACTGTAA from Hydrogenimonas thermophila includes:
- a CDS encoding nucleotidyltransferase family protein, producing MTKEIIINQLSKLKPKYEKEGLKIYGLFGSYAHDQATPESDIDILVEATPEFAARYGFSAIARLKDIEKEISNILGVKVDLADRSGMGQTAKKFIIDRTIYV
- a CDS encoding HepT-like ribonuclease domain-containing protein; the encoded protein is MSKELISKVYLILEKIEYIEQIVKNAGGVSNALEDTVTMRPAILMHMVAIAEQFDKLKKSQANAILNKYDPNDLKGMYDVRTYIAHDYEGVNLAIIEWIIRYGLPKLKEQSISIIENSELQL